One Rhododendron vialii isolate Sample 1 chromosome 2a, ASM3025357v1 genomic region harbors:
- the LOC131317231 gene encoding uncharacterized protein LOC131317231, translating into MPPRTRAIAGEGESRGGRGRDRGRGRGRGREAPVENEESILESRKNARRAARTAAQANEPDVKNLTWAEFEVLFKEQYFPETNHDQLRKEFEKLEQGNMTVLEFALKFQSLSRFAPELVATEERKCRRFEKGLDDIVKRMVMAQCKGRFADVVECARSIEIPKEAPRNPKTWEPRQPAGHYVRNCPHGEGTRSEFGSVQQPRGGQSSDQQSFRGTQRQQQPHFHQTTSVQGSQVERGASSSTPTRGSGQWGGHVQSQMTQGRAFAITSAIRPPPSPVTSQTLETLVVRDTFLLFNSFARVLFDSRASHSFIAASFAYALESEIESINPPLLVETPIGGRSPLDRVCRDCELAIRDRCFTFDFIVLNMSGFDLILGMDWLSTFHATIDCFKRRVRICPPGGSCFEFFGERREPLEPYLGGSREQEPMYALLASLALDGDVSARGELPLIVCDFLDVFPKELPGLPPQREIEFTIDLLPGIALISIPPDRFAPTKLRELKTQLQELENLGFIRRSTSPWGAPALFALKKDGSLCLCIDYHKLNHVTIKNKYPMPRIDDLFDQLQGATCFSKIDLRSGYHQFRVRREDIPKTAFRTRYGHYEFIVMPFGLTNAPATFMDLMNRIFCAYLDRFVVVFMDDILIYSPRKKNIKPTFLLFLNSCENTVCMPNLDGVSVDPGKIESVMNWQRPKSVFEIRSFLGLAGYYRHFVFDFSRLAALMTRLTCKGTHFVWTDACEKAFEELKRRLTTVPVLVVPEEGVGYSVYCDASKEGLGCLLMQLGRVVAYGSRQLKTHERNYPTHDLELAAIVFALKNYDFELQYHPGKVNMVADALSRKSTHLASLAIYEWKTMNDLGSYALHFEEVRERVTLCNLTVQSTLSTRVVEAQQQDEEAKEFRTKFLSGNAREGWIFHAGQSLRYQGKLFIPISCWEEILREFHHSPLAVHPGGTKIESRASTTREGVTTVTSGRVEVGERDNGFRYRVTEVAEGAGCHLGDSQSIDQIRIFLTDSSFGFD; encoded by the exons ATGCCTCCAAGAACGCGTGCTATAGCAGGTGAGGGTGAAAGTCGGGGTGGTCGTGGTCGTGACCGCGGTCGTGGCCGTGGTCGTGGTAGAGAGGCACCAGTGGAGAATGAG GAGTCGATTTTAGAATCGAGAAAGAATGcgaggagagcggcaaggaccgcggctcaagcaAATGAGCCAGATGTAAAGAACTTAACTTGGGCCGAATTTGAGGTGCTCTTTAAGGAACAGTACTTTCCGGAGACTAACCATGACCAATTAAGGAAGGAGTTCGAGAAGTTAGAACAAGGGAATATGACCGTGTTAGAATTCGCTCTAAAATTTCAATCTTTGTCCCGTTTCGCGCCGGAATTGGTGGCTACTGAGGAGAGAAAATGTAGGCGGTTCGAAAAGGGATTGGATGACATTGTGAAGAGAATGGTGATGGCACAATGTAAGGGAAGGTTTGCCGATGTTGTTGAGTGTGCAAGGAGCATTGAGATCCCAAAGGAGGCACCACGAAATCCTAAGACTTGGGAACCGAGGCAACCG GCTGGCCATTATGTGAGAAATTGTCCGCATGGGGAAGGGACTCGAAGCGAGTTTGGTTCGGTGCAGCAACCGAGAGGTGGTCAGAGTTCTGATCAGCAATCATTCCGAGGCACTCAAAGGCAGCAGCAGCCTCACTTTCATCAAACCACATCAGTTCAGGGATCTCAGGTCGAGAGAGGAGCGAGTTCTTCGACACCTACTCGGGGTTCCGGTCAATGGGGTGGACATGTTCAGAGTCAGATGACTCAGGGAAGGGCTTTCGCGATCACATCCGCTATTCGGCCTCCACCATCTCCTGTTACCTCTCAGACCCTGGAGACTTTGGTTGTGAGGGATACATTTCTACTGTTTAACTCATTTGCTAGAGTATTATTTGATTCCAGAGCAtcacattcattcattgctgcatcttttgcttATGCATTGGAATCGGAGATTGAAAGTATCAACCCTCCTTTGCTTGTTGAGACACCTATAGGGGGTAGATCGCCATTAGATCGTGTTTGCCGGGATTGTGAGCTTGCTATTCGAGATCGCTGTTTTACCTTTGACTTCATCGTGTTGAATatgtcggggtttgatcttattTTGGGCATGGATTGGTTGTCTACATTTCACGCTACCATAGATTGCTTCAAGCGTCGGGTCCGTATCTGTCCACCTGGGGgttcttgttttgagttctttggggagcgtcgggaaccATTAGAGCCGTACTTGGGTGGGTCTCGGGAGCAGGAGCCGATGTATGCCTTATTAGCGAGTTTGGCCTTAGATGGGGATGTGTCTGCACGTGGGGAGTTGCCCCTTattgtttgtgattttttggACGTGTTTCCGAAGGAGTTACCTGGTTTGCCACCCcagagagagattgaattcaCCATCGATTTACTTCCTGGCATCGCTCTTATTTCCATACCTCCAGATCGTTTCGCACCCACCAAGTTGCGAGAATTGAAGACTCAGTTACAAGAATTGGAGAATTTGGGGTTTATCCGTCGgagtacgtcaccatggggagcaccgGCATTGTTTGCTCTAAAGAAAGATGGGTCGCTTTGTCTATGTATCGATTATCATAAATTAAACCAtgtcaccattaagaataagtatccaATGCCTAGAATCGACGATTTATTTGATCAACTTCAGGGTGCAACTTGTTTCTCTAAGATCGATTTAAGGTCTGGTTACCATCAGTTTAGAGTTCGGAGGGAAGACATTCCTAAAACCGCATTTCGTACTCGTTATGGCCACTATGAATTTATTGtgatgccctttggattgacgaACGCACCTGCAACTTTCATGGATTTAATGAATCGCATTTTTTGCGCCTATCTCGATCGTTTCGTGGTCGTTTTCATGGACGATATCCTTATCTATTCACCTCGAAAGAAGAACATCAAACCCACCTTTCTATTGTTCTTAAACTCTTGCGAGAACACCGTTTGCATGCCAAACTTA GATGGGGTGTCTGTTGATCCGGGGAAGATAGAGTCCGtaatgaattggcaacgaccgaaGAGTGTATTCGAGATTCgtagttttttgggtttggccGGTTACTATCgtcattttgtttttgatttctctcgtttgGCGGCCCTAATGACTAGGTTGACTTGTAAGGGGACTCATTTTGTTTGGACTGACGCGTGTGAGAAAGCCtttgaggaattgaagagaAGATTGACTACCGTGCCGGTTTTGGTCGTGCCCGAAGAGGGCGTCGGTTACTCAGTGTATTGTGACGCTTCGAAAGAGGGATTGGGGTGTTTATTGATGCAATTGGGGCGAGTGGTGGCATATGGATCGCGACAATTGAAGACTCATGAGCGGAATTATCCTACTCATGATTTGGAGCTTGCAGCTATCGTCtttgctttgaaga ATTACGACTTTGAGTTGCAATATCACCCGGGAAAGGTGAACATGGTAGCGGACGCTTTGAGTAGAAAGTCGACACACCTTGCGAGTTTGGCCATCTACGAGTGGAAGACGATGAATGACTTGGGTTCGTACGCATTGCATTTTGAGGAAGTTCGAGAGCGAGTCACCTTATGTAACTTAACTGTTCAATCAACCTTGTCGACTCGAGTAGTTGAGGCCCAGCAACAAGATGAAGAAGCAAAGGAATTCCGTACAAAATTTCTTAGCGGAAATGCTCGGGAGGGGTGGATTTTTCATGCCGGTCAAAGCTTgcgataccaaggaaaattgttcATACCCATTTCGTGTTGGGAggaaattttgagagaatttcaccattcaccgttaGCCGTGCATCCGGGGGGaacaaaaat tgaaagccgagCATCAACGACCCGCGAGGGAGTTACAACCGTTACCAGTGGCagagtggaagtgggagaacgtgacAATGGATTTCGTTATCGAGTTACCGAGGTCGCCGAGGGGGCAggatgccatttgggtgatagtcaATCGATTGACCAAATCCGCATATTTCTTACTGATTCAAGTTTCGGATTTGATTGA